From the genome of Actinacidiphila yeochonensis CN732, one region includes:
- a CDS encoding RNA polymerase sigma factor produces MRLPRRAGKSGGHEPPEGDDNDLLARSATEPAAFAPLVERYSAVLHGYLARRAPAAADDLLSEVWLRAFSGRSGFDPARGTVSGWLFGVARRVLATHPRDAPRRHPEGRPRPHRHLGQLHFHGRGARPSDRTPADRPSHRRPPPDLRRAQGRPHRVPVLRLGRQARRLTAPAHEPGHRGVAPP; encoded by the coding sequence ATGCGGCTACCGCGCAGGGCGGGGAAGAGCGGCGGGCACGAGCCGCCCGAGGGTGACGACAACGATCTACTGGCCCGTTCCGCCACGGAGCCGGCGGCCTTCGCGCCGCTGGTCGAGCGGTACTCGGCGGTGCTGCACGGCTATCTGGCCCGGCGAGCCCCCGCCGCCGCCGACGACCTGCTGTCCGAGGTGTGGCTGCGGGCCTTCTCCGGCCGGTCGGGCTTCGACCCGGCGCGCGGCACGGTCTCGGGCTGGCTGTTCGGGGTGGCCCGGCGGGTGCTGGCCACGCACCCCCGGGACGCACCTCGACGGCACCCGGAAGGACGGCCGCGGCCGCATCGGCACCTCGGTCAGCTTCACTTTCACGGTCGGGGGGCGCGCCCGTCTGACCGAACACCTGCTGATCGACCCTCGCACCGGCGCCCCCCTCCAGATCTACGGCGAGCCCAAGGGCGCCCGCACCGCGTACCTGTACTCCGGCTGGGTCGACAGGCTCGGCGGCTGACCGCTCCGGCGCACGAACCCGGCCATCGCGGCGTCGCGCCCCCGTAA